Proteins from a genomic interval of Rosa chinensis cultivar Old Blush chromosome 2, RchiOBHm-V2, whole genome shotgun sequence:
- the LOC112186825 gene encoding dof zinc finger protein DOF3.4, translating into MPSDSGDPNNRRPTKAQSLGAPPPEQEHLPCPRCESTNTKFCYYNNYNFSQPRHFCKSCRRYWTHGGTLRDIPVGGGSRKNAKRSRTSSTGSMVSSASDHALPATPVFVPVSAGQGGAGGGAGQFGGCGVKGNVSNGGSFTSLLNTQPGFLALGGFGLGLATGFEEMGFGFGRAMWPFPGVGSDGGAGIGANGVSHGMMNTWQFENGETGGLVNVGLGGGGEFCSWPELAISTPGNGLK; encoded by the coding sequence ATGCCGTCGGACTCGGGCGACCCGAACAACCGGAGACCCACCAAGGCGCAGAGTCTGGGAGCTCCGCCGCCGGAGCAGGAGCACCTCCCTTGTCCCCGCTGCGAGTCCACCAACACCAAGTTCTGCTACTACAACAACTACAACTTCTCTCAGCCTCGTCACTTCTGCAAGTCCTGCCGCCGCTACTGGACCCATGGTGGGACCCTCCGTGACATCCCCGTCGGCGGCGGCAGCCGCAAGAACGCCAAGCGCTCCCGCACCTCCTCCACTGGTTCCATGGTCTCTTCTGCATCTGATCACGCCTTGCCGGCCACCCCGGTTTTCGTGCCGGTCTCGGCTGGACAAGGAGGCGCCGGTGGCGGGGCCGGGCAGTTCGGCGGTTGCGGTGTGAAGGGGAATGTGAGTAATGGAGGGAGCTTTACTTCTCTGCTCAACACTCAGCCCGGGTTTTTGGCGCTGGGaggatttgggcttgggcttgcgACTGGGTTTGAGGAGATGGGCTTTGGGTTCGGGAGAGCGATGTGGCCTTTTCCCGGGGTGGGTTCGGATGGTGGTGCTGGAATCGGGGCGAACGGCGTGTCGCATGGGATGATGAACACGTGGCAGTTCGAGAATGGCGAGACTGGTGGGCTTGTTAACGTTGgtcttggtggtggtggagagTTCTGTTCTTGGCCAGAGCTGGCAATTTCTACTCCTGGTAATGGTCTCAAGTGA
- the LOC112186824 gene encoding F-box protein SKIP19 — translation MAKSSYQTYRRRTRINRNWLELPDDVTASILCRLGAIEILTRAQKVCMPWRKICKDRLMWRTIDMRNDGFLRDYDFDLDKMCRHGVDRSSGCLVDINVEHFGTDELLKYITNSSTGIRRLRLVCCYGITDEGLIEVASKLPLLEHLEISFSFASAQSLEVIGRSCPLLKSLKLNKYAYRYPYDECDDDALAIASTMHDLHHLQLCGNKLTKDGLQKILDCCPNLESLDLRKCFNINFGVVSKRRCSKRIKSLRLPDDSTDDYEFDRANRRELYAQTHCDPDYGDFLLLGRSVFGRDW, via the exons ATGGCCAAATCCTCCTACCAAACCTACCGGCGCCGAACTCGAATCAACCGGAACTGGCTGGAGCTCCCGGACGACGTCACCGCTTCCATTCTCTGCCGCCTCGGCGCCATCGAAATCCTGACGCGAGCTCAGAAGGTCTGCATGCCGTGGCGCAAAATCTGCAAGGACCGTTTGATGTGGCGCACCATCGACATGAGAAACGACGGTTTTCTCCGCGATTACGACTTCGACTTGGACAAGATGTGCCGCCACGGCGTTGATCGGAGCTCCGGTTGTCTTGTCGATATCAATGTCGAACACTTCGGCACCGATGAGCTCCTCAAGTATATCACTAATAG TTCAACTGGAATTAGACGCCTCCGTTTGGTCTGTTGTTATGGCATAACCGATGAGGGGTTGATTGAAGTGGCTTCGAAACTTCCGCTGCTGGAGCACCTTGAAATTTCTTTCAGCTTTGCCTCCGCTCAATCCTTGGAAGTGATTGGGCGCTCTTGCCCTCTTTTGAAATCACTCAAACTGAACAAATATGCGTACAGATACCCGTATGATGAGTGCGATGATGATGCACTTGCTATAGCATCCACAATGCATGATCTACACCACCTGCAGCTTTGCGGTAATAAGCTGACCAAAGATGGCTTGCAGAAAATCCTTGATTGTTGTCCAAATCTTGAGTCACTTGATCTGCGCAAGTGTTTCAATATCAATTTCGGGGTAGTTTCGAAAAGAAGATGCAGTAAACGAATTAAAAGTTTACGGCTTCCTGATGATTCCACCGATGACTATGAGTTTGATCGTGCAAATCGTAGGGAGTTATATGCTCAAACCCATTGCGACCCAGATTATGGTGACTTCCTCCTATTAGGACGTTCTGTTTTTGGTCGAGATTGGTAA
- the LOC112186823 gene encoding nuclear pore complex protein NUP58 has translation MSFSLFSSAQPQQTPQPQSSLFQTPSLFQTQQSPNPFQQTQQSPNPFQQSPSLFQQNQQSPSPFQQSTSLFSQPQQQQQQQQQQSPFQPQQFQSQSPLQFQPPPQQQQQQQQQLFLFTNDKTPASYGTKWADLHPDSQKILLQIEERILGYRDESQRLDQSSRLYDSSVSNDGFEQDASRIIQELGGIGTAMDRQKALLQELMATVKEMLRNSEVAVRSFMMLRPRFLRPNAGGTSNGTAASQAPGATETPGSTSQPTTTSIVPVFDFYNGVPRKPSPFLQHTIARFEKYLGECRQWIEEIEQLLLNSERNSSNDGSSLLQSLPKVMSNVHDFFVHVAAKVESIHQYIVSMKAAYLANQRRLGDGNDPFLEADRRETARQEAAAKRVHPTLHLPAISQPSTQVAGLLASSGSQAASTAPQTSAATTTASSGSAFSLFSTPSAPSSSSMASSLFATPTTPAPVSSLFGPSSATPQTSTASQLGNTAQALGSTTPVGGSLFSTPFASGPATSFGSSFGAATKSTKPKTRSGRR, from the exons ATGTCGTTCTCCCTCTTCTCATCGGCGCAACCGCAGCAAACGCCGCAGCCACAATCCTCCCTCTTCCAAACCCCAAGCCTCTTCCAAACCCAACAATCCCCAAACCCCTTTCAGCAAACCCAGCAATCCCCAAACCCCTTCCAGCAATCCCCGAGCCTTTTCCAGCAAAATCAGCAGTCCCCGAGTCCTTTTCAGCAAAGCACTTCCTTGTTCTCGCAAccccagcagcagcagcagcagcaacagcaacagTCGCCGTTTCAGCCGCAGCAGTTTCAGTCTCAGTCGCCGCTTCAATTTCAGCCGCCgccgcagcagcagcagcaacagcagcagcagttgTTTTTGTTTACTAATGACAAGACTCCGGCGAGTTACGGCACCAAGTGGGCCGATTTACACCCCGATTCGCAGAAGATTCTGCTCCAGATTGA GGAGCGCATACTGGGGTACAGGGATGAGAGCCAAAGGCTGGATCAGTCTAGTCGTCTCTACGATTCTTCAGTTTCCAATGATGGGTTTGAGCAGGATGCAAGTCGTATCATTCAG GAGCTTGGGGGAATTGGTACTGCCATGGACCGACAGAAAGCTCTGCTGCAGGAGCTGATGGCTACCGTGAAAGAGATGTTACGGAACAGTGAGGTTGCTGTACGTTCTTTCATGATGCTACGTCCAAGGTTTCTTCGTCCAAATGCAGGAGGTACTTCAAATGGCACTGCAGCGTCACAGGCTCCTGGAGCAACAGAAACACCAGGCTCAACTAGTCAACCAACAACTACTTCTATAGTTCCAGTTTTTGACTTCTATAATGGAGTTCCAAGGAAACCATCCCCCTTCTTACAGCACACAATTGCAAGATTTGAGAAGTATCTTGGTGAGTGCCGCCAATGGATTGAAGAAATAGAGCAGCTCCTTTTAAATTCAGAGAGGAACTCTTCCAATGATGGATCCTCATTGTTGCAATCTCTCCCAAAAGTCATGTCAAATGTGCATGACTTTTTTGTTCACGTGGCTGCTAAG GTGGAGAGTATTCATCAGTACATTGTATCCATGAAAGCAGCTTATCTTGCTAACCAGCGTCGCCTAGGGGATGGGAATGACCCATTTCTTGAGGCTGATAGGCGGGAAACAGCAAGGCAAGAAGCTGCTGCTAAGAGAGTGCATCCAACTTTGCATTTACCTGCAATTTCACAACCATCAACACAAGTGGCTGGATTATTGGCCAGCTCAGGAAGTCAGGCGGCATCAACGGCTCCACAGACATCTGCAGCTACTACAACAGCTTCATCTGGGAGTGCATTCTCACTTTTCAGTACACCTTCcgctccatcttcttcttccatggcTTCATCTTTGTTTGCAACACCAACCACTCCTGCTCCAGTATCTTCTCTTTTTGGACCATCATCTGCTACGCCCCAGACATCAACTGCTTCTCAGCTAGGCAATACTGCTCAGGCCTTGGGTTCTACTACTCCTGTGGGAGGTTCATTATTTTCTACTCCATTTGCTTCCG GTCCTGCAACATCATTTGGGTCTAGCTTTGGGGCTGCAACG AAATCAACAAAGCCAAAAACTCGGTCTGGCCGACGTTAG